In Chloroflexota bacterium, the following are encoded in one genomic region:
- a CDS encoding N-acetyltransferase, whose protein sequence is MLIIRPETTKDKDAIRHVNEEAFGQKEEGELIEKLRKRGVLTLSLVAVQDNRIVGHIAFSPVVIESECSSFEAIALAPMAVLPTHQRKGIGSQMVRAGLRECQLLGYEIVVVLGHPDYYPRFGFVPARPKGIDCEFEVPAEAWMVLELR, encoded by the coding sequence TTGCTAATAATACGTCCAGAAACAACTAAAGATAAAGATGCAATTCGCCATGTTAATGAAGAGGCATTTGGTCAAAAGGAAGAAGGAGAACTCATTGAAAAGCTTCGAAAGCGAGGCGTTTTGACACTTTCGCTGGTTGCGGTTCAGGATAATAGGATTGTGGGGCATATTGCGTTCAGCCCAGTAGTTATAGAATCGGAATGTTCGAGCTTCGAGGCAATCGCCCTTGCCCCGATGGCGGTTCTTCCAACGCACCAGCGTAAAGGGATTGGCTCACAAATGGTTCGGGCTGGTCTCAGAGAGTGCCAACTTCTTGGCTATGAGATAGTAGTCGTATTGGGTCACCCCGATTATTATCCCCGCTTCGGTTTTGTTCCGGCCAGGCCCAAAGGCATTGATTGCGAATTTGAAGTTCCTGCAGAAGCCTGGATGGTTTTAGAGTTACGG
- a CDS encoding endonuclease III has product MDKARIEQILKLLINEYGNRDWRPDDSPLNVLVQTILSQNTSDTNSRRAFKSLLTFFPRWEDAAAADVYQIANAIKGGGLGEIKARYIKQALGEIQRKRGRLELDFLNELPLDEARDWLTQLPGVGTKTANCVFLFSLGRPALPVDTHIYRVAMRLGLIDANTTVAKAHRLLESLVPPDKVYPFHVLMIEHGRKVCKAQRPRCPACALRRHCLYFRQNQPSK; this is encoded by the coding sequence ATGGATAAAGCACGCATTGAACAAATCTTAAAACTTTTAATCAACGAGTATGGAAATCGGGACTGGCGGCCGGATGATAGTCCGCTGAACGTGCTGGTCCAGACCATTCTCTCTCAAAATACCTCTGATACAAATTCAAGAAGAGCTTTCAAGTCTCTCCTCACCTTTTTCCCTAGATGGGAGGATGCTGCCGCTGCTGATGTTTACCAGATCGCCAACGCCATAAAAGGCGGGGGGCTGGGGGAAATCAAGGCGAGGTACATCAAGCAGGCGCTCGGGGAAATCCAGCGAAAGCGAGGCCGCCTGGAGCTCGACTTTTTAAATGAGCTTCCTCTGGACGAGGCCAGGGACTGGCTGACGCAGCTGCCGGGAGTGGGCACCAAAACGGCCAACTGCGTCTTTCTTTTTTCTCTGGGCCGACCGGCCCTGCCGGTGGATACTCATATTTATCGCGTGGCAATGCGGCTCGGGCTGATTGATGCCAATACCACGGTGGCGAAGGCCCACAGGTTGCTGGAAAGCCTGGTGCCGCCGGATAAGGTCTATCCTTTTCATGTGCTGATGATTGAACACGGCAGAAAAGTGTGTAAGGCGCAGCGACCACGATGTCCCGCGTGCGCTTTACGGAGGCACTGCCTATATTTCCGGCAAAACCAGCCATCGAAGTAA
- a CDS encoding U32 family peptidase: MDKIARAMESAGFPSGDRYDLPSSTKTFPDGAHYRVEISGMETPKVLAATCDEAKKQGVPFHRSISVVRGASMLTREQLREFAEIARDNQVEVIMTPGPRPTWYTGRQVATPEGALSGMRMRGMDSVRHYLMELERCIELGFRGFLVWDEGVLSLLNTMKQNGDLPEDIVFKVSIFAGHANATGVKLVESLGAGSCNPVADLTLPELASIRSVVNIPLDVHIQLWSSMGGFNRIFETPEIARVASPCYFKMEPGPGLAMYMPWGMSEDMLAELGREKIRSIKNIIELVEQVHPELIVSKQGPEDLRVPVPK; encoded by the coding sequence ATGGATAAAATTGCACGGGCTATGGAGAGCGCGGGATTTCCCAGTGGCGACCGGTATGACCTGCCAAGCTCGACCAAAACCTTCCCCGACGGCGCACACTACCGCGTGGAGATTTCCGGTATGGAGACACCCAAAGTCCTGGCCGCGACATGCGACGAAGCTAAAAAGCAGGGGGTTCCCTTCCACCGCTCGATTTCCGTGGTACGGGGAGCTTCCATGCTCACCCGTGAACAGCTGAGAGAATTTGCCGAAATCGCCCGTGATAACCAGGTGGAGGTTATCATGACGCCGGGACCGCGACCTACCTGGTACACCGGCCGGCAGGTTGCTACTCCAGAAGGTGCCCTTTCCGGGATGCGGATGAGGGGAATGGATTCCGTCCGGCACTACCTGATGGAACTGGAACGCTGTATCGAGCTTGGCTTCCGCGGCTTTCTGGTCTGGGATGAGGGAGTCCTTTCCCTGCTCAATACCATGAAGCAGAACGGTGACCTGCCCGAGGACATCGTATTCAAGGTCTCCATCTTCGCCGGACACGCCAATGCCACGGGAGTAAAACTGGTGGAGTCCCTCGGGGCAGGCAGCTGCAATCCGGTGGCCGACCTGACGCTGCCGGAACTGGCCTCTATTAGGAGCGTGGTGAACATTCCTCTCGATGTACACATTCAGCTCTGGAGCTCAATGGGCGGCTTCAACCGCATCTTTGAGACGCCGGAAATCGCCCGGGTGGCTTCTCCCTGCTACTTCAAGATGGAGCCGGGTCCGGGCCTGGCAATGTACATGCCCTGGGGCATGTCCGAGGATATGCTGGCGGAACTGGGCCGGGAAAAAATCCGCTCCATCAAGAATATTATCGAACTGGTAGAACAGGTTCATCCTGAACTAATAGTATCAAAGCAGGGACCGGAAGACCTGAGAGTGCCCGTGCCAAAGTAA
- the panB gene encoding 3-methyl-2-oxobutanoate hydroxymethyltransferase produces the protein MPKKSVLDFVEMKKKGEKITYLTAYDFPMASFCEKAGIDMILVGDSAAMVVHGLPGTVPMTMDQMIQHSQIVRRGAPNTFIIGDMPFLSYQVSREGAIENAGRFFKEASMDAVKLEGGRRVIKQIEGIVEGGMSVMGHIGLTPQSSGQLGGFKAQGRTADTAMELIKDALAIEKAGAFALLVEAVPPEVGLKISEMLKIPVLGIGAGMYTDGQVLIIGDMLGYFEAFTPKFVKKYANLAEVIDKAFREYIDDVRTGKFPEEKHCYRMVEGELDKLESMLKNLPPQ, from the coding sequence ATGCCAAAGAAATCCGTTCTCGATTTTGTGGAGATGAAAAAGAAGGGTGAGAAAATCACCTATCTAACCGCCTATGATTTCCCCATGGCCAGTTTCTGTGAAAAAGCCGGTATCGACATGATACTGGTTGGCGACAGCGCCGCTATGGTTGTCCACGGTTTGCCCGGAACGGTGCCGATGACCATGGACCAGATGATTCAACATTCCCAGATAGTCAGACGGGGCGCGCCCAACACGTTCATCATCGGCGACATGCCTTTCCTCTCTTACCAGGTTTCAAGGGAAGGCGCCATTGAAAACGCCGGTCGGTTCTTCAAAGAGGCGAGCATGGATGCCGTCAAACTGGAAGGTGGTCGCCGGGTCATCAAGCAGATTGAGGGCATCGTTGAAGGCGGCATGTCCGTGATGGGGCACATCGGCCTGACCCCGCAGAGCTCCGGGCAGCTGGGCGGTTTCAAGGCGCAGGGGCGCACCGCGGATACCGCCATGGAGCTGATAAAGGACGCTCTTGCCATTGAAAAAGCGGGTGCCTTTGCCCTTTTGGTGGAAGCAGTTCCTCCGGAAGTGGGTTTGAAAATTTCCGAGATGCTTAAAATCCCGGTGCTGGGCATCGGCGCCGGCATGTACACCGACGGCCAGGTATTGATTATCGGTGATATGCTGGGCTACTTTGAGGCGTTCACGCCCAAGTTCGTCAAGAAATACGCCAATCTTGCCGAGGTCATTGACAAAGCGTTCCGCGAGTATATCGACGATGTCAGAACCGGCAAGTTCCCCGAGGAGAAGCACTGCTACCGCATGGTTGAGGGGGAACTCGACAAGCTGGAATCAATGCTGAAGAATCTGCCACCGCAGTAA
- a CDS encoding DUF4445 domain-containing protein yields the protein MKVNVRVIPPDRELKLKAGDNLRTALIEAGIPLDSPCGGQGTCLKCKVQLSGISRKYTEPEKEKLSREELDSGWHLACQVTVEESGEVRLPEIEISRAKASFGLLGEEISLQPNVRSIHFELSKPSLKDQRADWDRLAEYLERSVDKPVSTELPLLRELSARLREWNFKGEAVVVGNDVVELDPPGAERDMLGVAIDIGTTTLAAALADLHTGKVVALDAELNPQITFGADVVSRIMYAEEGPEKREKLQKELVKGLNQLLLRLCRNAKRERDRIFEATVVGNTTMLHTLLGLEARYIALAPYVGGLNQPFDLPAIELDLQIHPRAKVHIMPSIASFVGADTVAVILATRLHQSRVPRLAIDIGTNGEVMLATRKGVLTASTAAGPAFEGGRIKYGMRAVKGAISAFQATPEIDYSVIGSVAPKGICGSGLIDLVAELYRTGVLDRKGRILQPAEVNSRWAEELAPRVRVREEAREFIIFRDEEREVTLTQQDVRELQLAKGAIRAGVELLMKEAGISADDIQEVLLAGVFGNYINRERAVTLGLIPPFPLEKIHFIGNGAMDGALKALLDLEERRQAEKIASEAHHIELSGRPDFEETFLRCLSLGD from the coding sequence ATGAAGGTTAACGTCCGGGTCATTCCTCCCGACCGCGAACTGAAACTGAAGGCAGGCGATAACCTGCGCACCGCACTCATAGAAGCCGGGATTCCCCTCGATTCACCCTGCGGAGGACAGGGTACCTGTCTCAAGTGCAAGGTACAGCTCTCTGGAATCAGCCGGAAATACACGGAACCGGAGAAGGAGAAGCTGTCCCGGGAGGAACTGGACAGTGGCTGGCACCTTGCCTGCCAGGTTACCGTGGAGGAGTCCGGCGAAGTCCGCCTTCCTGAGATAGAGATTTCAAGGGCCAAGGCAAGTTTTGGGTTGCTCGGGGAGGAAATCTCCCTGCAGCCCAACGTCCGGAGCATTCATTTCGAATTGAGTAAGCCTTCTCTAAAGGACCAGCGGGCCGACTGGGACCGCCTCGCCGAGTATCTGGAACGGTCCGTAGATAAACCAGTAAGCACCGAACTGCCATTGCTGCGGGAGCTATCGGCTCGCCTCCGTGAGTGGAATTTTAAAGGGGAGGCGGTGGTGGTGGGAAATGACGTGGTGGAACTGGACCCACCCGGCGCTGAAAGAGATATGCTGGGCGTGGCCATCGACATCGGCACCACCACCCTCGCGGCGGCGCTGGCCGACCTGCATACCGGTAAGGTGGTTGCCCTGGATGCGGAGCTCAATCCCCAAATCACCTTTGGTGCCGACGTTGTTTCCCGGATAATGTATGCAGAAGAGGGTCCTGAAAAGCGAGAAAAACTGCAGAAAGAACTGGTAAAAGGTTTAAACCAGCTTTTGCTCCGGCTGTGCCGCAATGCCAAACGAGAACGGGACAGAATTTTCGAAGCTACGGTGGTGGGCAATACCACCATGCTCCATACGTTACTGGGACTGGAGGCCAGATATATTGCGCTGGCGCCGTATGTTGGAGGCTTGAATCAACCGTTCGACCTGCCGGCAATCGAACTGGATTTGCAGATTCACCCCAGAGCAAAAGTACACATCATGCCGTCGATTGCCAGCTTTGTGGGCGCCGATACCGTGGCCGTCATCCTGGCGACAAGGCTGCATCAGAGCCGTGTTCCCAGGCTCGCCATTGATATCGGCACCAATGGCGAGGTGATGCTGGCTACCAGAAAGGGAGTCCTGACCGCCTCCACCGCGGCCGGCCCCGCCTTTGAAGGGGGACGGATTAAATATGGCATGCGTGCGGTGAAGGGCGCCATCAGCGCTTTTCAGGCCACTCCAGAAATAGATTACTCGGTAATCGGTAGCGTGGCACCTAAAGGTATCTGTGGCTCCGGTCTGATTGACCTGGTGGCGGAGCTTTACCGGACAGGAGTGCTCGACCGCAAAGGCCGCATTCTACAGCCCGCAGAGGTAAACTCCAGGTGGGCGGAGGAACTGGCACCGAGGGTCAGAGTCCGTGAGGAAGCGCGGGAATTTATAATCTTCAGAGATGAAGAAAGAGAGGTCACGCTGACCCAGCAGGACGTCCGCGAATTGCAGCTGGCCAAGGGGGCCATACGCGCTGGTGTGGAACTGCTCATGAAAGAAGCCGGCATCAGCGCCGATGATATCCAGGAAGTCCTTCTCGCCGGCGTGTTCGGCAACTATATCAACCGTGAAAGGGCGGTCACTTTGGGGCTGATTCCACCGTTCCCACTGGAAAAAATACATTTCATCGGCAACGGGGCCATGGATGGTGCCCTGAAAGCCCTGCTCGACCTGGAAGAAAGGCGTCAGGCAGAAAAGATTGCTTCTGAAGCGCACCATATCGAGTTGTCTGGAAGGCCGGACTTCGAGGAAACCTTTCTGCGCTGCCTGTCGCTCGGCGATTAA
- a CDS encoding dihydropteroate synthase, which yields MLIVAERINSSRKTISEAIKAKDADFIRNEARSQTEAGASYIDVNAGSFVGQEAEFLCWLVEVVQGATDLPLCLDSPDPAAIAVALKLVKKPCLVNSITMEKQRMAGMLPLIKQYGTRIVVLCQSDAGMGRTVDEKVDIARQMVDILTKEGVAPDDIFIDPLIYPIATDTQSAVAALGAIGEITRQMPEVHTICGLTNVSYGLPVRKLINRTFLIAAMAQGLDSAIIDPTDRELMAGLAAAETILDRDKFCAGYITAYRQGKLS from the coding sequence ATGCTAATTGTCGCCGAGAGAATTAACTCGTCTCGCAAGACAATCAGCGAGGCGATAAAAGCCAAAGATGCCGATTTTATCCGGAATGAGGCAAGGTCCCAGACAGAAGCCGGCGCAAGCTACATTGACGTAAACGCCGGCAGCTTCGTCGGGCAGGAGGCGGAGTTCCTGTGCTGGCTGGTGGAAGTGGTGCAGGGTGCCACCGATTTGCCGCTCTGCCTGGACAGTCCGGACCCGGCGGCAATCGCGGTTGCCCTGAAGCTGGTGAAGAAGCCGTGCCTGGTAAATTCCATCACCATGGAAAAGCAGCGTATGGCTGGGATGCTGCCGTTGATAAAACAGTACGGGACGAGAATCGTCGTGCTGTGCCAGAGCGATGCCGGCATGGGCCGTACCGTTGATGAAAAAGTAGATATAGCCCGGCAGATGGTCGACATTTTGACCAAAGAAGGTGTGGCGCCGGATGACATTTTCATTGACCCGCTCATTTACCCCATAGCCACCGATACCCAGTCGGCAGTCGCCGCGCTCGGGGCTATCGGTGAAATCACCAGGCAAATGCCGGAAGTGCACACCATCTGCGGGCTGACCAACGTATCTTATGGGCTGCCGGTGCGGAAGCTTATCAACCGCACGTTCTTAATTGCGGCCATGGCCCAGGGGCTTGATTCGGCAATCATTGACCCCACCGACCGCGAGCTTATGGCCGGTCTGGCGGCGGCGGAGACGATTCTGGACAGGGACAAGTTCTGCGCCGGATACATCACCGCTTATCGGCAGGGGAAGCTGTCATAG
- a CDS encoding ADP-ribosylglycohydrolase family protein, which yields MDGPALKSKFLGAFIGTAVGDALGAPFEGYDRVEPEEIETVAERLPVLTYTDDTHMMLGVAESLLRCRGFDGEDMAYTFVRNYEREPYRGYGPGPPRIFRMIRDGVPWDEAAQRLYRGGSFGNGSAMRAAPIGVFYRDNRETLRDVAYGSSQITHAHTLGREGAAIQAYAIALATVLEPSPDFDRAEFLSKLINFTLEKVYREKLNKISALMVQPDPEKTVLELGNGIEAFNSVPTAIYCFLSRPDLFAGAVLGAISLGGDTDTIGAMTGAISGAYLGVDAIPGRWQGKLENRRYIAELAESLCNI from the coding sequence ATGGACGGTCCGGCTCTGAAGTCGAAATTCCTCGGTGCCTTTATCGGCACGGCAGTGGGTGACGCCCTGGGCGCGCCGTTTGAAGGTTATGACCGCGTGGAACCCGAGGAAATTGAAACGGTGGCGGAAAGGCTGCCCGTATTGACCTATACCGACGATACCCACATGATGCTCGGCGTTGCCGAATCGCTGTTGCGGTGCCGGGGATTTGACGGCGAGGATATGGCATACACCTTTGTCCGCAACTATGAGCGCGAGCCCTATCGCGGCTATGGACCCGGGCCGCCGCGCATCTTCCGTATGATTCGAGACGGTGTCCCCTGGGATGAAGCGGCCCAGCGATTATACCGCGGTGGTTCCTTCGGCAACGGCTCGGCAATGAGGGCGGCACCTATCGGCGTATTTTATCGTGATAACCGGGAGACCCTGCGGGATGTGGCCTACGGGTCTAGTCAAATTACGCATGCCCATACGCTGGGCAGGGAAGGCGCTGCTATACAGGCTTATGCCATTGCCCTGGCTACTGTTCTGGAACCGTCCCCGGACTTCGACCGGGCTGAATTCCTGTCCAAGCTAATCAACTTTACGTTGGAAAAGGTGTACCGCGAGAAGTTGAACAAAATAAGCGCGTTGATGGTTCAGCCAGACCCGGAAAAAACGGTGCTTGAGCTGGGAAACGGCATTGAAGCCTTTAATTCCGTCCCCACCGCCATTTATTGCTTTCTGTCCCGGCCCGATTTATTTGCCGGTGCGGTACTTGGTGCAATCAGCCTCGGTGGCGATACGGATACCATCGGAGCGATGACGGGCGCAATCTCCGGGGCGTATCTCGGCGTGGATGCCATTCCCGGCCGGTGGCAGGGTAAACTGGAAAACCGCCGCTACATCGCGGAACTGGCCGAGAGTTTGTGCAACATTTAG
- a CDS encoding aminotransferase class III-fold pyridoxal phosphate-dependent enzyme: protein MADRLGTAQKRNSHLFGTLHGTLPPQVICERGDGVYLYDQNGKKYIDFSGGPHVVSLGHGNQKVNEATKKQIDKVSFFFRAFWLNEPLLELAERIISVAPANLTQCQFCNSGSEANETAIKIARQYHVERGKPEKYMVLSRWQSYHGMTLGALSVSGHTMRRQKFEPVLHQWPKIPAPLCYHCAYELTYPGCDIKCARALEEIINQVGAQYVAAFFIESIGGAGTACMVPVPEYYPIIRDICDKYDVLLVDDEVICGFGRTGKWFGINHWDVNPDIITSAKGMTGGYTPMAVVIIDEKIGRVFSETGASFVHGFTMEGNPVSAATCLAVIDVLQKEGLVERCARLGEHFFQKGREKLAHHPVVGDIRGKGLLMGIELVQNKEAREPFALKRQAANRLQHIAMEHGIMSYPTIGIKNGVSGDALLVSPPFTITEPVIDEAFDLLDAAITDFEKEFL from the coding sequence ATGGCAGATAGATTGGGAACAGCGCAGAAACGGAACAGCCACCTTTTCGGGACATTACATGGAACCCTTCCGCCGCAAGTGATTTGCGAGCGCGGCGATGGCGTATACCTGTATGACCAGAATGGCAAGAAGTACATTGACTTCAGCGGCGGGCCTCATGTCGTCTCCCTCGGGCATGGCAACCAGAAGGTAAATGAGGCAACGAAAAAGCAGATTGATAAAGTGTCCTTCTTCTTTCGTGCCTTCTGGCTCAACGAGCCGCTTCTGGAACTGGCAGAACGCATTATCAGCGTTGCCCCGGCCAATTTAACACAGTGCCAGTTCTGCAACAGCGGTTCCGAGGCCAACGAGACAGCGATAAAAATCGCCCGCCAGTATCATGTGGAAAGGGGCAAGCCGGAGAAGTACATGGTGCTATCCCGCTGGCAGAGCTATCACGGCATGACGCTCGGTGCGCTCTCCGTTTCCGGGCATACCATGCGGCGGCAGAAGTTTGAGCCGGTACTGCACCAGTGGCCCAAGATACCGGCCCCGTTATGCTACCACTGTGCTTACGAGCTCACCTATCCGGGTTGCGACATTAAATGCGCCCGGGCACTCGAAGAGATTATCAATCAGGTCGGCGCGCAGTACGTTGCCGCCTTCTTTATCGAATCGATAGGTGGCGCCGGCACAGCCTGCATGGTGCCCGTTCCGGAGTACTACCCTATTATCCGCGATATTTGCGACAAGTACGATGTGTTGCTCGTCGACGATGAGGTCATCTGTGGCTTTGGCCGGACGGGCAAGTGGTTTGGTATTAATCACTGGGACGTCAACCCCGATATCATCACCTCGGCCAAAGGGATGACCGGAGGCTATACCCCGATGGCGGTGGTGATTATCGACGAAAAAATCGGCAGGGTATTTTCGGAGACGGGCGCCAGCTTCGTGCACGGTTTCACCATGGAGGGCAACCCCGTCTCGGCGGCCACCTGCCTGGCGGTTATCGATGTCCTCCAGAAAGAGGGGCTGGTGGAGCGCTGTGCCCGGCTTGGCGAGCACTTTTTCCAGAAGGGGAGAGAAAAGCTGGCCCATCATCCTGTGGTGGGGGATATACGGGGTAAGGGCCTGCTCATGGGCATCGAGCTGGTGCAGAACAAAGAGGCACGGGAGCCTTTTGCCCTGAAGCGGCAGGCAGCCAACCGCCTCCAGCATATCGCCATGGAACACGGCATTATGAGTTATCCCACCATTGGCATCAAGAACGGCGTCAGCGGTGATGCTCTGCTGGTCTCACCTCCCTTCACTATCACCGAACCGGTGATAGACGAAGCCTTCGACCTGCTGGACGCCGCCATCACCGATTTTGAGAAGGAGTTTCTCTAG
- a CDS encoding iron-containing alcohol dehydrogenase — protein sequence MLPVKTFRIPNAVITGSGSSKQVGDECKKLNLKKALIVTDRNQVKLGILDGVLESLRQGGVAYAIYDGVNMEPVVEYVQEGLEAFRGHGCDCLLAVGGGSPMDTAKAISVMATNEGSIEDYMGLGKVPRKGRPVIAVPTTAGTGSEVTPFTIITDTRRDVKMLIGSPFLMPEIAIVDPQLTVLLPPDITAATGIDALTHAIEAYVSVKAQPISDLFCLAAIEQIAGNLRQAWADGKNLEAREKTMIGALMGGIAFSNSSVALVHGMARPIGAYFHVRHGASNAALLGTVMEFSLEGNPTRYARIAEAMGVDINGLSEMEAAKRGAEAVKKLIKDIKIPSLRELGVDKEKLDQLAPKMSEDAIASGSPANNPRQASKEEIIELYKIAYGK from the coding sequence ATGCTGCCCGTCAAAACTTTCCGCATTCCCAACGCCGTTATCACCGGTTCCGGGTCGTCAAAACAGGTTGGCGATGAGTGCAAGAAATTAAATTTAAAGAAAGCCCTGATTGTGACCGACCGGAACCAGGTGAAACTGGGCATACTTGATGGTGTTCTGGAGTCGCTGCGACAGGGCGGCGTGGCATATGCCATCTATGATGGCGTCAATATGGAACCAGTCGTAGAGTATGTTCAGGAAGGGCTGGAGGCATTTCGGGGCCACGGGTGCGACTGTCTTCTGGCCGTCGGTGGGGGAAGCCCGATGGACACCGCCAAGGCCATATCGGTCATGGCCACCAACGAAGGCTCAATAGAGGACTACATGGGGCTGGGCAAGGTCCCCAGGAAAGGCCGACCGGTTATCGCCGTGCCCACGACGGCCGGAACCGGCAGCGAGGTTACACCGTTTACCATCATTACCGATACCAGACGGGACGTTAAAATGCTCATCGGCAGCCCATTTTTGATGCCCGAGATAGCCATCGTTGACCCGCAGCTTACCGTACTGCTGCCACCCGATATTACCGCTGCCACCGGAATCGATGCGCTGACCCATGCCATCGAGGCTTACGTTTCGGTGAAAGCCCAGCCGATAAGCGACCTATTCTGCCTTGCCGCCATAGAACAGATTGCCGGCAATCTGCGGCAGGCCTGGGCTGACGGGAAAAACCTGGAGGCGAGGGAAAAGACTATGATAGGCGCGCTCATGGGCGGGATAGCGTTCAGCAATTCTTCCGTGGCGCTGGTGCACGGCATGGCGCGGCCCATAGGGGCCTATTTCCACGTGCGTCACGGCGCGTCGAATGCCGCCCTCCTCGGCACGGTGATGGAATTCAGCCTGGAGGGAAATCCGACCCGGTACGCGCGTATTGCCGAGGCTATGGGAGTGGATATAAACGGCCTGTCCGAAATGGAAGCGGCGAAGCGCGGCGCTGAGGCGGTCAAGAAGCTCATTAAGGATATAAAGATACCGTCGCTGCGTGAGTTGGGCGTGGATAAAGAAAAGCTCGACCAGCTGGCGCCGAAAATGAGCGAGGATGCCATTGCCAGCGGCAGCCCGGCCAATAATCCGCGTCAGGCAAGCAAAGAAGAGATAATCGAGCTATACAAAATAGCTTACGGAAAGTAA
- a CDS encoding PAC2 family protein has translation MMAKQNNLQFLEKPELRQPYLICGINGWVDGGEAATGTTQYLIKKLKAKKFAEMPLDRYHVFQVPGQLSLRPQIKIADGLLKQHVFPRNEFFYWVNPHSANDLILYLGTEPNTNWEEYTENILNLAADYSASRIYVLGGVLDKTPHTKEAGVFCACTSKELRQEMLKYSMQSSNYEGPGSFSITMLHLSQKRKMPLVSIIARSTYYPEFNIVIPRNPKAIKAVVLRLNSLFHLNLDLSDLDQEADELEVKLNFMASHNQEFQAYIEELEKEYVEVKYEAPLDLTANEAVQLAEEFLKETREE, from the coding sequence ATGATGGCGAAACAGAACAATTTACAATTTTTGGAAAAGCCAGAGCTAAGGCAGCCATATCTGATCTGCGGCATTAACGGCTGGGTGGATGGTGGAGAGGCGGCTACGGGCACGACACAGTACCTTATCAAGAAACTGAAAGCTAAAAAATTCGCGGAAATGCCCCTCGACCGTTACCACGTATTCCAGGTGCCGGGGCAGCTATCCCTCAGGCCCCAGATAAAAATCGCGGACGGGCTGCTGAAACAACACGTATTTCCGCGTAACGAGTTCTTCTACTGGGTCAACCCTCATTCGGCTAATGACCTGATTCTCTACCTGGGCACGGAGCCAAACACCAACTGGGAAGAATACACGGAGAATATACTGAATCTCGCCGCGGATTACAGCGCCAGCCGAATTTACGTGCTGGGAGGCGTCCTGGACAAGACGCCGCATACCAAGGAGGCCGGCGTGTTCTGCGCCTGCACATCGAAAGAGTTACGACAGGAGATGTTGAAGTACAGTATGCAGTCGAGCAACTACGAGGGACCAGGCAGCTTCAGCATCACCATGCTCCATCTGTCGCAGAAGAGGAAAATGCCACTGGTGAGCATTATCGCCCGGTCCACCTACTACCCCGAATTCAACATCGTCATTCCGCGCAATCCCAAGGCGATAAAAGCGGTCGTGCTCCGGCTGAACAGCCTTTTCCATCTCAATCTGGACCTCTCTGACCTTGACCAGGAGGCTGACGAGCTGGAGGTGAAGCTCAACTTCATGGCGAGCCATAACCAGGAGTTCCAGGCCTATATTGAGGAGCTGGAAAAGGAATACGTCGAGGTTAAATACGAAGCGCCGCTCGACCTCACAGCCAATGAAGCGGTACAGCTGGCCGAGGAATTTCTGAAAGAGACGAGGGAAGAATAG